The genomic interval AGGCGGCCCCCCGGGCCAGCAGTTTTTCACGTGGCCGTTCGTTTTCGGGCCAGTTCCTGATCGACATGCCTTCGCCTTGCTTCAGTGATTCGCGGGCTTACGGTATCGTAGGCGACCTCGACCGCCACTCCGGAGAAGCCCGTGGCCGACCAGAAAATCCTGTTGGGTGTGACCGGCGGTATCGCCGCTTACAAGAGTGCCGACCTGGTGCGCCGCCTGCGCGAGCGTGGTGCCGAGGTCCGCGTGGTCATGACCGAAGGCGCGAAGCATTTCATCACACCGACCGCCTTGCAGGCGGTCTCCCACCAACCCGTGCTGGACGACCTCTGGGATGCCGAGGCCGAGATGGCGATGGGTCACCTGGAGCTGGCGCATTGGGCGGACCAGGTGCTGATCGCGCCGGCGACGGCGAATTGCCTGGCCAAGCTGGCCCACGGGCAGGCGGATGACCTGTTGACTACCCTGTGCCTGGCCACCGACGCGCCACTGACCGTCGCACCGGCGATGAACCACCGCATGTGGGCGCATCCGGCGACCCAGGCCAACCGCAAGACCCTGGAAGCACGCGGTGTGCGCCTGCTGGGCCCGGCAGATGGCCCGCTGGCGGAGGGCGAGTCCGGCGAAGGCCGAATGCTGGAGCCGATCGAGATTGCCGAGGCCGTGCTGGCCCGCCCGGGTGAACAGGCGCTGGCAGGTGTGAATGCCGTGGTAACCGCGGGCCCGACCCGCGAACCGATCGATCCGGTGCGCTTCATCTCGAATCGCAGTTCCGGAAAAATGGGTTATGCCGTGGCGCGTGCGCTGGCTGCAGCGGGCGCGAAAGTGACCTTGATCTCGGGTCCGGTGGCGATGGCGGCGCCGGCAGGTGTCGAGGTCCTGTACGTCGAGACCGCGGGCGACATGTATGACGCGGTCATGCATCGGATCGAAAGCATGGACCTGTTCGTCGGCACGGCGGCCGTGGCGGACTATTCCGTCGACAAGCCGGCGGTCACCAAGATCAAGAAGGAATCGGGTTCGATGGAGCTGTCGCTTGGTCGTACCCGCGACATTCTCGCCACCGTGGCTTCCAGCGGCCGGCCGATTTTCACGGTCGGTTTTGCGGCCGAAACCAATGACCTCGAGAAGCATGCCCGCGCCAAGCTGAAGAACAAGCAGCTCGACATGGTTGCGGCCAACTGGGTAGGTGAGGGCAAAGGCTTCGATGCCGAGACCAATGCCTTGCAGGTTTTCTGGCAAGGTGGCTCGACCGACATACCGGCCGACGTCAAGGACGTGGTGGGCCGCAAGCTCGTGGCGCTGATCGAATCGCGCTATTCGCAAGGAAAAAACAAGGCAAAGGCCTGACAACAGGAAGAGGAACTCGATGCACACCATCAAGCTGAAAGTGCTGGATGAGAAAATCGGCAAGGACATTCCCTTGCCGGAATACGCAACGGATGGCAGTGCGGGCATGGACCTGCGGGCCTGCCTGGACCAGGCGCTGGAGCTGGCACCCGGGCAGACCGAGCTGGTACCCACCGGTATAGCCATTCATATCGGTGATCCCGGACTGGCTGCGATGTTGCTGCCGCGCTCGGGCCTCGGTCACAAGCATGGCATCGTGCTGGGGAATCTCACTGGACTGATCGATGCCGATTACCAGGGCCAGCTGTTCGTCTCGCTGTGGAACCGTGGTGACAAGGCTTTCACGGTCGAGCCCGGCGAGCGCATTGCACAGATGATCATCGTGCCGGTGGTGCAGGCGAAGTTCGAGCAGGTTGCCGATTTCGACCAGAGCGAACGCGGCGAGGGTGGCTTCGGCAGTTCCGGCCGACATTGAACCAGCAGCGCCCATCGAAAAAGCCCCGCTGATGCGGGGCTTTTTCGATGGAGGCGAATGCAGCTTACTCGATGCCGCGAAGTTCCTTGAAGCGCGCGATTTCGCGAGTGAATTGCTCGCGGATCTGCTCCTGCTCCTGCTGTCGGGCAAACAGGAACTTCTGGTTCTGCAGGAGCTCCTCACGGGTGTCCTCGAGCTGCTTGCTCAGGTTTTCCGGGACCGGACGGCCATTGGCTTCGATCTGCTTGGTCTGCTGTTCGAGCTGGGTCAGGCGGTCCTCGAGAGTGGAAATTGAACCGGACACCACGCGAATCTGGGCATCCAGCGCCTGGATGCGTCCATCCCTGGCCATTTCCAGTTCTTCGACCCGGGTGTAGGTCGACAGCAACATGCGATCCTTGGCGGCAATTTCGTCTTCGATGCGCTTGCGTTCGGCGGCATCCCGCGCCGCTGCCTCTTCGGCGGCGACCTCGTCAGGCGTCTTCTCGCGGGCCAGCGTTTCCGTGACCATGCCCTGGTCGTTCAGGACTTCACGTTCCTTGCTGGACGACTCGGGCGGCGGGGTGTCGGTGTAATGCACCTTGCCGTTTTCATCGACCCACTTGTAGAGCTTGCCGGCTTCGGCATCCAGCGTGGTCAGGAAAAACGCCATCAAGATGAGGAAACATTGAATCAGTGTACGCATGGGTCTACCCGCTTGTTGCTTTGCTGTACTGGCTTTCGAGTATAGCACCGGCCGTCATGCGCTGATTTACCCCGGGGTGTGCAGCCACTGTGAAGGATTCGTGGAGGCGTGTTCCCGCGGCGAGGAGCGTCAGACGCCGTATTGTTCCCGATAGGCGCGTACCCGATCCAGCGCTTCACTGCGCGCCGGATCATTTTCCAGGAAGCCGATGAGGTCGCCGAGGCTGGCAATTGCAGCGACCCGCATGCCGAGATCCTGCTCGACCTGCTGCACTGCGGAGAGCTCTCCGGTGCCTTTCTCCTGGCGGTCCAGGGCGATGACCACGCCGCAAGGGGTGGCACCGGCTGCGTTGATGAGGTCGACCGATTCGCGAATGGCCGTGCCGGCCGTCATGACGTCGTCCACGCACAGCACGCGGCCTTCCAGTGGCGCACCCACCAGGTTGCCACCTTCGCCATGGTCCTTCGCTTCCTTGCGGTTGAAGCAGTAGGGCACGTCGACGCCATGGTTGTCGGCCAGCGCGGCGGCCGTCAGCGTGGCCAGCGGAATGCCCTTGTAGGCCGGGCCGAAGAGCATGTCGAACTCGATGCCGGATTCCACCACGGCCTGGGCGTAGAAGCGGCCCAGCTTCGCGAGGTCCGAGCCCTTGTTGAACAGGCCGGCGTTGAAGAAGTAGGGGCTCTTCCGACCGGACTTCAGGGTGAACTCGCCAAAGCGCAGCACTTCGCGATCAAGGGCGAATTGCAGGAATTCCTGTCGAAAGTCGGACATCGCTGGGCTCTCCGGTCGCGAATTGAATAGGGTCCGGTATGATACACGCTTCATTTTTGTGGCGGAATCAAAGCGGGAGTTTCATGAAAATCACCTCGGTGAACGTCAACGGCATCCGCGCGGCAGCGCGCAAGGGCTTTTTCGAGTGGATCGAGCGCGAGCAGCCGGACGTGGTCTGCATCCAGGAAACCAAGGCGCAGGAATGGCAGCTGACGGACGAGATCTTCAAGCCCGCCGGGTACCACTGCACCTATCACGATGCAGAAAAGAAGGGCTATTCCGGCGTGGCGATCTATTCCCGCGTCGAGCCTGACCAGGTGATCGAGGGGCTGGAGTGGCCGGAGTTCGATTCGGAAGGCCGCTACATCGAGTACCGCTTCGGTTCGCTGTCGGTGGTGTCGCTGTACATGCCCTCGGGCTCGT from Gammaproteobacteria bacterium carries:
- the dut gene encoding dUTP diphosphatase, with the translated sequence MHTIKLKVLDEKIGKDIPLPEYATDGSAGMDLRACLDQALELAPGQTELVPTGIAIHIGDPGLAAMLLPRSGLGHKHGIVLGNLTGLIDADYQGQLFVSLWNRGDKAFTVEPGERIAQMIIVPVVQAKFEQVADFDQSERGEGGFGSSGRH
- a CDS encoding DUF4124 domain-containing protein; translation: MRTLIQCFLILMAFFLTTLDAEAGKLYKWVDENGKVHYTDTPPPESSSKEREVLNDQGMVTETLAREKTPDEVAAEEAAARDAAERKRIEDEIAAKDRMLLSTYTRVEELEMARDGRIQALDAQIRVVSGSISTLEDRLTQLEQQTKQIEANGRPVPENLSKQLEDTREELLQNQKFLFARQQEQEQIREQFTREIARFKELRGIE
- the coaBC gene encoding bifunctional phosphopantothenoylcysteine decarboxylase/phosphopantothenate--cysteine ligase CoaBC, which codes for MADQKILLGVTGGIAAYKSADLVRRLRERGAEVRVVMTEGAKHFITPTALQAVSHQPVLDDLWDAEAEMAMGHLELAHWADQVLIAPATANCLAKLAHGQADDLLTTLCLATDAPLTVAPAMNHRMWAHPATQANRKTLEARGVRLLGPADGPLAEGESGEGRMLEPIEIAEAVLARPGEQALAGVNAVVTAGPTREPIDPVRFISNRSSGKMGYAVARALAAAGAKVTLISGPVAMAAPAGVEVLYVETAGDMYDAVMHRIESMDLFVGTAAVADYSVDKPAVTKIKKESGSMELSLGRTRDILATVASSGRPIFTVGFAAETNDLEKHARAKLKNKQLDMVAANWVGEGKGFDAETNALQVFWQGGSTDIPADVKDVVGRKLVALIESRYSQGKNKAKA
- the pyrE gene encoding orotate phosphoribosyltransferase; translation: MSDFRQEFLQFALDREVLRFGEFTLKSGRKSPYFFNAGLFNKGSDLAKLGRFYAQAVVESGIEFDMLFGPAYKGIPLATLTAAALADNHGVDVPYCFNRKEAKDHGEGGNLVGAPLEGRVLCVDDVMTAGTAIRESVDLINAAGATPCGVVIALDRQEKGTGELSAVQQVEQDLGMRVAAIASLGDLIGFLENDPARSEALDRVRAYREQYGV